One region of Pagrus major chromosome 5, Pma_NU_1.0 genomic DNA includes:
- the LOC140995655 gene encoding uncharacterized protein, with translation MILSPNTTLVPLCVDFDSPGDYFIFIFHVLSGVSTVLVAGSVACGISCTRALLRQNRFIFMLNTSICDTVTGCGIFYQYLFDVRVGFPPKNGTYYILTSLLGVNIMTFLFAQIDRYFAVCHPFFYDRFFNTRVIVCINVYSWVHVYGQLLAQHLVPLSTALDIATFSRVSLLVIIVTKVSMTIKLLIVARHQLRREPPGPNRDNKKESLLIIVLVVVFFLLLWGPAMFYTIVSSLVGKYYVTENDAINPLRILSRSNSLCTPSLYLSASPSLRTAVWKTVWSKVCCCKPHHRVDNDGGTIQKISQ, from the exons atGATCCTCTCTCCCAACACGACGCTCGTTCCTCTGTGTGTTGACTTTGACAGTCCAGGAGactatttcattttcattttccacgTGCTGTCCGGTGTGAGCACCGTGCTGGTGGCCGGCTCTGTAGCCTGTGGTATCAGTTGTACCCGTGCGCTCTTGAGACAGAACCGGTTCATATTCATGCTGAACACGAGTATCTGTGACACTGTGACGGGCTGTGGCATCTTCTATCAGTACCTCTTCGATGTGCGGGTGGGCTTCCCCCCTAAAAACGGGacttattacattttgacatcTCTTCTCGGAGTTAACATCATGACGTTTCTGTTCGCCCAGATTGACCGGTATTTCGCCGTGTGTCATCCCTTCTTCTACGATCGTTTCTTCAACACCAGAGTGATCGTGTGCATCAACGTGTACAGCTGGGTGCACGTGTACGGCCAGCTGCTCGCACAGCACCTGGTGCCACTCTCTACAGCCTTAGACATCGCGACATTCAGCAGGGTCAGCTTGTTGGTGATTATTGTGACCAAAGTGTCCATGACGATCAAGTTGCTCATCGTGGCGAGGCACCAGCTCCGACGAGAGCCGCCGGGCCCCAACAGAGACAATAAGAAAGAGTCCTTGTTGATCAttgtgctggtggtggtgtttttcctgctgctgtgggGCCCGGCCATGTTCTACACCATCGTGTCTTCACTGGTGGGGAAATATTATGTCACGGAAAACGACGCCATTAACCCGCTGAGAATTTTATCCAGGAGCAACTCTCTGTGCACCCCGTCCCTCTACCTGAGCGCGAGCCCCTCTCTCAGGACGGCCGTGTGGAAAACTGTGTGGAGCAAAGTGTGCTGCTGCAAACCACACCACAG GGTGGATAACGATGGAGGGACGATTCAGAAGATTTCACAGTGA
- the LOC140995656 gene encoding uncharacterized protein, producing MILSPNTTLVPLCVDFDSPGDYFIFIFHVLSGVSTVLVAGSVACGISCTRALLRQNRFIFMLNTSICDTVTGCGIFYQYLFDVRVGFPPKNGTYYILTSLLGVNIMTFLFAQIDRYFAVCHPFFYDRFFNTRVIVCINVYSWVHVYGVLLAQHLVPLSTALDIATFSRVSLLVIIVTKVSMTIKLLIVARHQLRREPPGPNRDNKKESLLIIVLVVVFFLLLWGPAMFYTIVSSLVGKYYVTENDAINPLRILSRSNSLCTPSLYLSASPSLRTAVWKTVWSKVCCCKPHHRLDRRIGNSKSEF from the coding sequence atGATCCTCTCTCCCAACACGACGCTCGTTCCTCTGTGTGTTGACTTTGACAGTCCAGGAGactatttcattttcattttccacgTGCTGTCCGGTGTGAGCACCGTGCTGGTGGCCGGCTCTGTAGCCTGTGGTATCAGTTGTACCCGTGCGCTCTTGAGACAGAACCGGTTCATATTCATGCTGAACACGAGTATCTGTGACACTGTGACGGGCTGTGGCATCTTCTATCAGTACCTCTTCGATGTGCGGGTGGGCTTCCCCCCTAAAAACGGGacttattacattttgacatcTCTTCTCGGAGTTAACATCATGACGTTTCTGTTCGCCCAGATTGACCGGTATTTCGCCGTGTGTCATCCCTTCTTCTACGATCGTTTCTTCAACACCAGAGTGATCGTGTGCATCAACGTGTACAGCTGGGTGCACGTGTACGGCGTGCTGCTCGCACAGCACCTGGTGCCACTCTCTACAGCCTTAGACATCGCGACATTCAGCAGGGTCAGCTTGTTGGTGATTATTGTGACCAAAGTGTCCATGACGATCAAGTTGCTCATCGTGGCGAGGCACCAGCTCCGACGAGAGCCGCCGGGCCCCAACAGAGACAATAAGAAAGAGTCCTTGTTGATCAttgtgctggtggtggtgtttttcctgctgctgtgggGCCCGGCCATGTTCTACACCATCGTGTCTTCACTGGTGGGGAAATATTATGTCACGGAAAACGACGCCATTAACCCGCTGAGAATTTTATCCAGGAGCAACTCTCTGTGCACCCCGTCCCTCTACCTGAGCGCGAGCCCCTCTCTCAGGACGGCCGTGTGGAAAACTGTGTGGAGCAAAGTGTGCTGCTGCAAACCACACCACAGGTTGGACCGACGAATaggaaattcaaagtcagaattttaa